In Bdellovibrionales bacterium, the following proteins share a genomic window:
- the rplQ gene encoding 50S ribosomal protein L17 gives MRHNVDKHTFGRKQGPRIALLRGLVSSLVKHGRIKTTLPKAKELRRHVERAITIGKGGTLYSRRLLLSRYPNEEAVKTIVGDLSVRFKTRPGGYTRIIKLGSRAGDKAEMAYIQFVDFELPEATSAEVVKGDAGSRERSRRVAKSVKKARKVSRRLQGTARRVNRGL, from the coding sequence ATGAGACATAATGTTGATAAGCATACTTTTGGGCGTAAACAAGGACCTCGGATTGCACTATTGAGAGGTTTAGTTTCGAGTTTAGTTAAACACGGTAGGATCAAGACTACCTTGCCAAAAGCAAAGGAACTTCGGCGCCACGTCGAGAGGGCGATTACGATAGGCAAGGGCGGCACACTTTATTCACGGCGATTGTTGCTATCACGTTATCCTAATGAGGAGGCTGTGAAGACGATCGTGGGTGATCTGTCAGTTCGATTTAAGACTCGGCCTGGAGGGTACACGAGGATCATCAAGTTAGGGTCTCGTGCTGGAGATAAGGCGGAAATGGCATATATTCAGTTCGTAGATTTCGAGCTTCCTGAGGCAACTTCAGCTGAAGTTGTGAAGGGTGATGCTGGTAGCAGAGAGCGCTCAAGACGGGTTGCGAAGTCGGTAAAGAAGGCGAGAAAAGTGAGCCGAAGGCTTCAAGGAACTGCAAGGCGAGTGAATCGGGGCCTCTAA
- a CDS encoding DNA-directed RNA polymerase subunit alpha, producing the protein MQPHYFKFWRDLIKPAGFEVDKESLSDSYGKFVIRPLERGYGVTLGNSLRRVLLSSMMGSAVSAVRFEGVLHEFSTIPEVLEDVTDIILNLKEVRFRQFDAEPKTVRVVKQGPGVVTAADIEFNEQVEVLNPEQHIATLGRDAKFEAELVISYERGYREAGEAGKDLPLGFISVDAIHSPIRRVNYSVSAARVGQRTDYDSLSFEVWTDGSLKPEEAVALGSKILKEQLQVFVTFDENIEPVSEQIEVLSSQLNDNLFRSVDDLELSVRSANCLKNANIRYIGELVCKSEAEMLKTKNFGRKSLNEIKEILTTMGLGLGMKIDGWPPVGWDPNSPPKPPAAPASGGPRAPVA; encoded by the coding sequence ATGCAACCGCATTATTTTAAATTTTGGCGCGATCTAATTAAGCCCGCGGGATTTGAAGTCGATAAGGAGAGCTTAAGCGACAGCTACGGTAAGTTCGTGATTCGGCCCCTCGAGAGAGGCTATGGTGTGACTCTGGGGAATTCGCTGAGGAGGGTGTTGCTCAGTTCCATGATGGGTTCTGCGGTGTCAGCCGTTCGGTTTGAGGGAGTTCTTCATGAGTTCAGTACAATTCCAGAGGTTTTGGAAGACGTGACTGATATTATTTTGAATCTAAAGGAGGTTCGATTTCGACAGTTTGATGCCGAGCCAAAGACGGTGCGTGTGGTTAAGCAGGGGCCAGGAGTGGTAACTGCCGCCGACATCGAATTTAATGAACAAGTCGAGGTTTTGAATCCAGAACAGCACATTGCTACTCTTGGAAGGGACGCAAAGTTTGAAGCTGAATTAGTTATTAGTTATGAACGTGGTTATCGGGAGGCAGGGGAGGCCGGTAAGGATTTGCCCTTGGGTTTCATTTCTGTCGACGCCATTCATAGTCCGATTCGTCGGGTAAACTACAGTGTATCAGCAGCCCGAGTTGGCCAGCGGACAGACTATGATTCTTTGAGTTTCGAAGTCTGGACCGATGGTTCTTTGAAGCCAGAGGAGGCGGTTGCTCTTGGATCAAAGATTCTAAAAGAGCAGTTGCAGGTCTTTGTTACCTTTGATGAGAATATTGAGCCAGTGAGCGAGCAGATAGAAGTGCTCTCGTCTCAATTGAATGATAATTTATTTAGGTCGGTTGATGACTTAGAGTTGTCGGTTCGGAGTGCCAACTGTTTGAAGAACGCTAATATTAGGTATATTGGCGAGTTGGTGTGTAAGAGCGAAGCTGAGATGTTGAAGACCAAGAACTTTGGTCGCAAATCATTGAATGAGATTAAGGAAATATTGACAACCATGGGGTTGGGCCTGGGAATGAAGATTGACGGGTGGCCGCCAGTTGGATGGGATCCAAACAGTCCTCCAAAGCCGCCAGCTGCTCCAGCCAGTGGCGGTCCACGGGCTCCAGTTGCGTAA
- a CDS encoding MotA/TolQ/ExbB proton channel family protein: MKFFAGISEAFVQGGTWMWLILAVQVAATAIIIERVSYLYFRRKSNQRAFAAGFESLIRRGQLSEACQLAERELAQQPLAGAVLNGLQAAMNLGGRDEIQGKMDEALLAENARIEKRTSFLPMLANVGTLTGLLGTVTGMITSFSAVGDKAGPEKTAVLSSGISEAMNATAYGLVMAIPTLIMYAILSNRASALSEDLNQAGLKIYNWLSFAYEPVEVRRTATRTKHRSATEKIVDNTIDA; encoded by the coding sequence ATGAAATTCTTTGCAGGTATTTCAGAAGCATTTGTACAGGGCGGCACTTGGATGTGGCTGATTTTGGCGGTTCAAGTGGCTGCGACCGCGATTATCATTGAGCGAGTGAGCTATCTCTATTTTCGAAGAAAGAGCAACCAGAGGGCTTTTGCAGCTGGATTTGAATCCCTGATTCGGCGAGGTCAGCTCAGTGAGGCATGTCAGTTGGCCGAGAGGGAGCTGGCCCAACAGCCTTTGGCGGGAGCTGTGCTGAATGGGCTTCAGGCTGCAATGAATCTCGGAGGCAGGGATGAGATTCAGGGAAAGATGGACGAGGCGCTATTAGCAGAGAACGCTCGGATTGAGAAGCGGACCTCCTTTCTTCCGATGTTGGCAAATGTGGGCACGCTCACAGGACTTTTGGGGACGGTTACGGGGATGATAACTTCCTTTTCTGCAGTGGGCGACAAGGCTGGTCCAGAAAAGACAGCAGTTCTCTCTTCTGGAATTTCAGAGGCGATGAATGCGACTGCCTATGGACTCGTGATGGCAATTCCAACTTTGATCATGTACGCAATTTTATCAAATCGAGCCAGTGCTTTGAGCGAAGATTTAAATCAGGCGGGTCTTAAAATCTACAATTGGCTGAGCTTTGCTTATGAACCTGTGGAAGTGCGCAGAACGGCCACACGGACCAAACATCGCTCAGCAACTGAGAAGATTGTCGACAACACAATCGACGCTTAG
- the rpsM gene encoding 30S ribosomal protein S13, whose amino-acid sequence MARIAGVDLPRGKRLEVALTYVYGIGRVRAAKIMEKSGFDIRLRTDDLTDEHLAKLRSIMDSSFKVEGDLRREVGMSIKRLMDLGCYRGIRHKKGLPVRGQSTRQNARTRKGPKKTVANKKKIV is encoded by the coding sequence ATGGCGCGTATTGCTGGTGTCGATTTACCAAGAGGGAAGAGGCTGGAAGTGGCCTTGACTTATGTTTATGGAATTGGCCGCGTAAGAGCTGCGAAGATCATGGAGAAGTCGGGCTTTGATATTAGGTTAAGGACTGATGACCTGACGGACGAGCATTTGGCAAAACTCCGATCTATCATGGATTCTAGCTTCAAAGTTGAAGGGGATCTGCGGCGTGAAGTAGGAATGTCGATCAAGCGATTGATGGATCTTGGCTGCTACCGTGGGATTCGCCATAAGAAGGGATTGCCGGTTCGAGGACAGAGCACTCGGCAGAATGCTCGCACTCGAAAGGGTCCTAAGAAGACGGTCGCAAACAAGAAAAAAATAGTTTAA
- the rpsK gene encoding 30S ribosomal protein S11, translated as MATNQQQNQTQGSAPRKKIKRNVPSGRCYVTAGFGNTVVTITDGVGNVVCWSTAGMLGFKGSRKGTPFAAQMAAQEASKKAVDAGMKSVDVFIKGPGAGREPAVRAIAASGLRVSSLRDITPVPHNGCRPPKRRRI; from the coding sequence ATGGCAACGAATCAACAGCAAAATCAAACACAGGGATCTGCACCTCGAAAAAAGATCAAGAGGAATGTCCCCAGTGGTCGTTGTTATGTTACCGCGGGATTCGGGAATACAGTGGTCACTATCACCGATGGTGTTGGCAATGTAGTTTGTTGGTCCACAGCGGGTATGCTTGGTTTCAAGGGAAGTCGAAAAGGCACTCCATTTGCGGCCCAGATGGCGGCTCAGGAGGCTTCTAAGAAGGCAGTGGATGCGGGGATGAAGTCCGTTGATGTTTTCATTAAGGGTCCTGGAGCTGGTCGCGAACCCGCTGTTCGGGCCATTGCTGCGAGCGGTTTGAGAGTTTCTTCCTTGCGTGATATAACTCCAGTTCCGCATAATGGATGTCGTCCTCCGAAAAGAAGAAGAATTTAG